TTCAGGCAGTCATGTTAGTAACGTCTTGCAGCAACTTCTTAAACATAGACAATTACTTTGATGATGAATTCAACATCGACTCGGTTTTCACCAATGCCCGATATATGGAAGCGTATATGTGGGGAGCGGCAGCCATGTTCCCGGATGAGGCACAGACCATCCGTAACGGGTACACACCGGGACCGATGGCGACCGACGAAGGATTTAACGGACTGACCGGAAGCGGAACGGCCAATATCTATCACGGCATGGATTTCGCCAACGGAAAGATCACACAGGATTTCCTCGGAGACGGCTCCCCCAACCTGAACCAATGGGGCAAATACTACAAAATTATCCGTAAGTGCAACAGCATCCTGCAAAACCTCGACCGCCCGAAAGACCTGACAAACTCGGAACGGCTCAGATTGGAAGGATACACACGTTTTATCCGTGCCTTCGCCTACTACAATCTTTTGGTCGATTACGGTCCGGCAATCTTGCTGGGAGACGAAGTAGTGAATACCAACGAACCTATCGAATACTACGACCGCCCCAGAGCCACCTATGACGAAACAATGAACTATACTTGTGAGGAGTTCGAAAAAGCGGCACGGCTGCTGCCCTCGCCTCAGGATGTTTCCACGCTGGACTTCGGACGCCCCACCAAAGGAGCCGCACTCGGCCTGGTAGCCCGCCTGCGATTGATACACGCCAGCCCGCTATTCAACGGGGGGCCTGTTGCCAGCTCCTATTTCGGCAACTGGAAACGCAAGACCGACGGTGTGCATTATGTCTCCCAGCAATATGACGAAAGCCGGTGGGCAGTAGCTGCCGCCGCCGCAAAACGGGTGATGGATATGGGAGCGTACAAGCTCTATACATATGCAAAAGACGACAATACGCCGGAACTTCCCGCCGGAGTCACTTCCGACCCCAATTTCTATGACGCCTACCCGAACGGAGCCAACGGAATAGACCCTTTCAAATCTTATTCGGACATCTTTACCGGCGAAGCCGTAGCGTCCATCAACCCGGAATTGATCTGGGGAAGAAACACGACGTACCTCAACGAAACCATCAGCAAAGGTTCTTTCCCTCCCTCGATGGGTGGATGGGGACGTTTCTGCGTCACTCAGAAAGTGGTAGACGCCTATCTGATGGACGACGGGCGTACGAAAGAAGAAGCCGCCGCCGACGGATATTACTCGGAGACAGGCTTCACTTCCGAACCGCGTAACTTTTCCGGCTATCCCCTCAACGCCGGTGTATATAAGATGTACGCCAATCGTGAAATGCGGTTCTACGCATCTGTAGGATTCAATGAGGCAGTATGGCAGGCATTGTCCAGTTCGACTCTCAACAACCACACAGCCAAGTACTACTATCAGGATGAAGACGGTCGTGGCGGTGTTACAGCCACTTCGCCCAACTATCCCATCACCGGATACGTAATCAAAAAGTACAATAACCCGATGGATGCCTGGACCGGCACCGGAGCCCGCCATATCCAGAAAGCCTATCCCATCATCCGCTATGCGGAAATCCTGCTATCGTATGCGGAGGCACTCAACAACCTGACCGGCCCCCACACCGTAGAACTGGACGGTCAGCCTTATACCATGAGCAGAGATAAAGCGGAAATTAAAAAAGCATTCAATCAAGTCCGCTACAGGGCCGGACTGCCGGGGCTGACAGCCAATCAACTCAACAGTACGCCGGAAGTACAGAAACAGATAGAACGCGAACGTATGGTAGAGTTTTTATGGGAAAACAGACGTTTCTATGATGTTCGCCGCTGGGGTATTTATGAAGAGACAGAGCAGGAACCTATCCGTGGAATGAATCCCGACGGCGCAACCAAAGAGACCTACTACCAGCGTGTCATCCCTAGTTCTTCCTCATTCCTGACGAGGGTGGTTGACAAAAGGTCTGTCTGGGTGCCCATACCACGCAACGAAATGAGAAGACTGCCTTCTCTCGACCAGAATCCGGGTTATTAATCTAAATAACAAAAAAGAAAATGAAACGAGATTTTATAACGATACTCGCACTTATGACAGCGCTTTCGTCATGCAATGACGATGCGCTGTTTGAAAAGGAAATGTACAAGAATGTAGTGGCCCTGATCAGCAGTGACTACTATAACACGTTTGAAGAAGTGGTCACCTTGTCCCCTACCGGAGAAGAGGCGACAGGATATATCGCAGCCTGCACCGGAGGTACCCATGCCCCAAAACAAAACATGGTGATCGGGCTGGAAGAAGACCTGACTTCACTGGAATTCTACAACCGGTCTCTTTACGACGTCGATGAAGCCTGCTATGCCAAATTCCTGTCCAGTGACAAATACGAGATCGTAGATTACAAGATTCAGATCAATGCAGGCGAACGGACAGGCAGAACCATGATCAAGATACGTCCCGAAGGACTGTCGCCGGATTCTACCTACTTCGTAGGATTAAAAGCTACGGATATCTCCGGTGTCGAGATTAATGAAAGCAAAAACACCATTCTATATCAAATACTTATCAAGAACGATTATGCAACGCAGGGCGAAAACGTTTACTATTCAATGACCGGTCTGGCAGACGGGATGGCAACCGCAGGTAACAAGAAGATGTTTCCACTCACCCACAACAGCGTACGCGTGATAGCCGGAACGGAGTCTTTTGAAAGCAATGTGGATCACATCAACAAAACCGCCATCATACTGCAAGTGGAGGAAAACAATCATGTCACGATAAAGCCGTACAAGGATATTGAGGTAACTCAGATAGACGGTGACTCCAAATACCCCAATACATTCAAGGTAGAGGAATCTTTCGGTCATACTTATAATGTATTTCTGCTGTCGTACCGATACACAAAGGATGGGAAAAGCAAGGTGATGCAAGAGGAATTGCGGCTGGAAATAAATAATTAACGCAAAAACCTCGTAAGGTTAACCCTTTTCTCTTTAATATTAATAACTTTGTATGCAAATCTTTTTTCGTACCACTATAGTGGCACGAAAAAAGAACTATAGTTCCCCTTGTGTCCCACTCTAGTGGTCCGCACGGGGAACTGTAGTAGAACGAATTAATATTTAAGCCGGATTCCTTAGTTTATAGGAACGGAAACATTAATAACACAACAAAATAACTTAAGTTATGAGCGCACAGTATGACCTTTACGAGACTCCCGATATCAAGCAGACAGGAGAAAAACAGCCCCTTCATCCCCGCATTGTTCCCAAAGGGACTATCGGTCAGGACGAATTTCTAGACCGCGTGCACAAATTTACGGGAATCAGCCGTAGTTTGCTGGCAGGAGCAATGCAGTCTTTTCAAAATGAGTTAAAAGATTTACTGGCTAACGGCTGGATTGTAGAATTAGGCGAGATCGGCTATTTCTCCGTATCGCTGCAAGGACCACCCGTAATGCACAAGAAAGATGTGCGTGCACAATCAATCAAACTAAAAAACATCAACTATCTACCGACCAAACAATTCAAGCGGGAAGTAGGGTATGACATGAGATTGGAACGTACCGAATCTCTCACCCGCCCCAAAGGTAACGGACGTAGCGAAGCGGAATGTCTGGCACTAATAACCGCCCACCTTGAAAAATATCCTTGCATGACTCGCACTGATTATTGCCATATGACCGGTCACGACAAAAAGCGTGCACTAAAAGAACTGAACGCTTTTATCGAAAAAGAGATACTGATGCGCTACGGAGCAGGAAAACAGGTGGTTTATGCGAAGAAAATGATTTGATGCATATAGCTTATGTCCCTAATTGAACTCATTAGATGAATAAGGAGAATATGTTTTATAGATAGCCAATATTTATAAAAGTATATTGGATAGGAAGGCTTTTAAACAGTACACTTAGAGAAAATAACAGCGGAATATTAAATGACCGCTGTTAGTATAATGTTAGTAACAATAGAATTATGAGAAAAGAAGTTGAACAATTAGCTTTAATGGGTGCAATGCCCGATGAAACAGACGAACCAACAGATGTATTGATTGATAAATATGCAGACTTATTAGGTAAGATAACTAAGCCTATCACTTTGGATGAAGCGCATATTTTAATCAAGCTCTTTCCACCTACTGCTTTATATGGGATAGAATGGACATTGTTACATTTGATAGAGTCTGTGTATCCGGAAACAGAATTTATTAAATACAAAGAACTTATAAATGAATGTAATAGTGTTGAGTTCAGAGAAATGTTAGTTCAACGTCTCAATAACTCACAACAAAACAAAGTTACTAACAAGTAGATAAGCAGCCCTAACGGTCAGCTATCTACAACCCATTAGCTTTAAAATAAAAACAATGAATAAAAGAATCATTTCATTTATCTGCGCAGGACTGATTGCTATAAGCTGCGTGTCCTCACTCTGTTTCTATGATTACTTTTCCACCGACGGTATTACCCCCAATGCAATATATTGGATATTCTATTTTTTCCAGATTTCTATATTGCTGGGGCAAGCAGGAATGGGGATTTACACCATAAATGCACTCTTACGGCAGAAAAAAGAAGCTGTTTCCTTTTTGAGCTATTTTGCAGCCCATCTCCTTCTGCAAAACATGACTCCTCTGCTCCAAACATGGGCTGTACCTTCCATTACGGAATATCCCGTATGGCTACTGATGTGTCAGGTCATTTTTAGCATACTCCTCCTTCTCTCCTTATTAATCAACGAACCTTCATCCCTGTTCAGAAAGTCAGAATATATTCCCCGAATATTGATGGCAACATTCTATATTAACTGTACATACTTGGCACTTACCATCATAGGGACAATTGTCGCCCTGTGATGGTATCGAAACGACCCTCAAAACCATACTTTAGCAATAAATACCGGACAAAGCCTGTTTCCAACCTTCTTCGGGCAGAGGCAACAGGCATCTATATACAGATACTTAAAACATCTTCTTTCGGAGACAATACACCCAAAAGTCGATCATTTTTCCGACAATGATGCCGAAGGAACTAAGCGCCAAAGCGATGTAAACAGCGATAATCAACGGCTGTTCGTCTATCCATTTATTGACAAGTCCGGACATCCGTGCAAAAACACCGCCCGCAATAGTCAGGACAATGGTCGAGATAATATGTATTTGTATAAACTTGTCTTTCTCGTCCGAGTCCAGCCTCTTATCTTTTAAATACCGGACAAGCCACAGGCACGGAACAAAGATGAATATCGCAATAAGCGCAACCGTCATCACTTCTTCCACAGGAACCTCATGCAAGCCTCCGTCGAAAAAACGTAAACTGTGTATTCTTAATAAACAGGAAATCATCATTTATACTACATCCGTTAATTCTTTATTCATATTCTTCATTCCCTTTCCATCGCCTAGCCGGTCGTTCTCCGGACATCCCGGCTCCTGAGTCACCGGAGCCACGTTGGGTTCTTGAATCTACAAAGGTATGGATATGATATGAAAAGGACAATCTTCAATCGGAAAAAGATGAAAGGAGAAAAACAAAAAAACATCTGACCATTTCTTTAGTTGAAGAAACTTATTAACGCACTTTGAGTTTTTTGCTTGGCAGTTCATTTGGAAACACATACATTTGCATCGTGATCACAAAACAAAAGAAACAGATTTACTAACTATTAAAAAACAAAAAAGATTATGGCACTTAGGTATGTCGTTAAAAAAAGAATGATTGGTTTCGGTAAAGAGAAAACCGAAAAGTATGTAGCACAGAATTTTATTACCAATACGGTTAATTTCAAGGATTTGTGTGATGAGATTTCAAAAGTGGGAATGGTTCCCAGCGGAGCGGTCAAGTTTGTACTCGATGCACTGATCGATACGCTGAATATAAACTTAAACAAAGGTATTTCCGTACAACTGGGTGATTTCGGTCAATTCCGTCCCGGCATCAGCAGCGAAAGCCAGGAGACAGAAGCGGCAGTGGATTCCGACACGATTCGTCGGGTGAAAATCGTATTTACTCCGAGATACAAGTTTAAGGATATGCTGAAAAAGGCAAGTATTCAAAAACTGGTAACCGGCAGCGAGATCGTTGACAACGGAAACACTCCTACTCCTCCCAACCCCGACGGCGGTGGTGACGGCGGCGATGAGGAAGCACCTGACCCGACAGTATAACAACAGGAACAAAAAAAGCTCTGCATGAGCTGAAACGCAAAAATGACCGGAAGCACTGCTTTCCGGTCATTTTTTTAATAATCTCTTCTCTCTCTTAATTTTTTTATCCTTCGTACGGTTCAAAGTCCTCTTTTCCGACTCCGCAAAGTGGACAAGTCCAATCATCCGGAATGTCTTCAAATGCTGTTCCCGGTTCAATTCCGCTCTCGGGATCTCCTTGTGCGGGGTCGTAAATGTATTCACAGACTGTGCAAATGTACTTTTTCATAACGTTCGTTTTTTTATTGGTTTACTAAATAATATAACGCAAATAAAATGCAAATTGTTCAAACTTCTTTCTTATCCCAAGTAAAAAAGTTATCTTTGCAACATATTTGTAGAACAAAACCAACAAGTTACATCATGCTAATAGCATTGCTTTCTATTCTGCTAATTTTATGCGCAGTTCTCCTCCTCAGTTACTTATTGGAACGGAGAAAATGTCTTCGGATGCAAAAGCGACTATTCCGGGAGTCCAGAAAACTGGAACATACCAACCACATCGCCAGCGCCATTCTGAAAAATGTCCATGCCTATATCTTATTAATAGATAATGACTTCAAAGTATTAAAAACAAACTACTATCAACTCACCGGAACTCAGAAAGGTCTGGAAGAAAAGAGAGTGGGCGACTTATTGCAATGCCGCAACGCATTATCGGCAGAAGGAGGTTGCGGTACTCATGCTTACTGCGGTTCCTGTCCCATACGTTGCGCCATCCGTCAGGCTTTCGAACAAAGAAGAGGCTTCACAGACCTTAATGCAACTCTGAATGTGCTTACTTCCGAAAAGAAATCCGTAGAATGTGACGCCGTAATATCCGGTTCCTATTTTCTCCTTAACGAAGAAGAGAATATGGTACTCACCGTGCACGATATCACCCAACTCAAACAAGCAGAAAAGCAACTGGCACTTGCCAAGGAGAAAGCAGAAAATGCCGACCTTTCGAAGTCTACCTTCCTCGCCAATATGAGTCACGAAATCCGCACGCCTCTCAACGCCATCACGGGATTTGCAGAAATACTTGCCAGCGCCAATACGGAAGAAGAAAAGGCACAATATCAGGAAATCATAAAAATGAATGCCGATCTGCTGCTGCAACTGGTAAACGATATTCTGGATATGTCGAAAATAGAAGCCGGCACACTGGAATTTGTATATACAAAGGTAGATATCAACCTGTTACTATCCGACCTGCGACAGCTTTTCCAAATGAAAGTCAACGATGCAGGAGGAAATATTCAAATAATAGCAGAACCAAGCCTTCCCTCCTGTAGCATAGAGACCGACCGGAACCGTGTCGCGCAGGTGCTCTCCAATTTTACCACCAACGCCATTAAATTCACGCAGGAGGGAACGATCAGCATCGGTTATGAGGCAAGAGATACCGAACTTTATTTTTATGTCACCGACACCGGAGCCGGAATCCCTGCCGACAAACTACCGGAAGTTTTCGGCCGCTTTGTGAAACTGAACAAAGACAAGAAAGGAACGGGGCTGGGACTTTCCATCTCTAAAACCATCGTAAACAAATTGGAGGGGCAAATCGGCGCAGACTCCGTAGAAGGCAAGGGATCAACGTTCTGGTTTACCATTCCCTATCGTACTTGCGGACGTCCCGAATAAAGTAACTTCATAAAAAGTTTTAATTAAACATTTTATCACAATTTTATGTTGTATTTTTGCGGTCCTAATCAAACGCATGTATTTGCATGAGTACTACAAAAAAAGACGATTATTATCATGTAGGCCTTACGGATGACGAAGTCCTACAAAGCAGAGAAAAGAACGGTGTCAATCTGTTAACACCCCCCAAGCGTCCTTCCTTATGGAAGCTCTATCTCGAAAAGTTTGAAGATCCGGTTGTGCGGGTATTGTTGGTAGCCGCCGTATTTTCACTGATCATTTCCATCATCGAAAATGAATATGCCGAAACTATCGGAATCATAGCAGCCATCTTGTTGGCCACAGGCATCGGCTTCTTTTTCGAATATGATGCCAATAAAAAATTCGACTTACTGAATGCCGTCAATGAAGAAACACTCGTAAAAGTGATTCGCAACGGACACGTACAGGAAATCCCACGTAAAGACGTCGTTGTAGACGAT
This sequence is a window from Bacteroides thetaiotaomicron VPI-5482. Protein-coding genes within it:
- a CDS encoding BT_3044 domain-containing protein, whose translation is MKRDFITILALMTALSSCNDDALFEKEMYKNVVALISSDYYNTFEEVVTLSPTGEEATGYIAACTGGTHAPKQNMVIGLEEDLTSLEFYNRSLYDVDEACYAKFLSSDKYEIVDYKIQINAGERTGRTMIKIRPEGLSPDSTYFVGLKATDISGVEINESKNTILYQILIKNDYATQGENVYYSMTGLADGMATAGNKKMFPLTHNSVRVIAGTESFESNVDHINKTAIILQVEENNHVTIKPYKDIEVTQIDGDSKYPNTFKVEESFGHTYNVFLLSYRYTKDGKSKVMQEELRLEINN
- a CDS encoding RagB/SusD family nutrient uptake outer membrane protein; amino-acid sequence: MKTSLIKKTARTFFLVQAVMLVTSCSNFLNIDNYFDDEFNIDSVFTNARYMEAYMWGAAAMFPDEAQTIRNGYTPGPMATDEGFNGLTGSGTANIYHGMDFANGKITQDFLGDGSPNLNQWGKYYKIIRKCNSILQNLDRPKDLTNSERLRLEGYTRFIRAFAYYNLLVDYGPAILLGDEVVNTNEPIEYYDRPRATYDETMNYTCEEFEKAARLLPSPQDVSTLDFGRPTKGAALGLVARLRLIHASPLFNGGPVASSYFGNWKRKTDGVHYVSQQYDESRWAVAAAAAKRVMDMGAYKLYTYAKDDNTPELPAGVTSDPNFYDAYPNGANGIDPFKSYSDIFTGEAVASINPELIWGRNTTYLNETISKGSFPPSMGGWGRFCVTQKVVDAYLMDDGRTKEEAAADGYYSETGFTSEPRNFSGYPLNAGVYKMYANREMRFYASVGFNEAVWQALSSSTLNNHTAKYYYQDEDGRGGVTATSPNYPITGYVIKKYNNPMDAWTGTGARHIQKAYPIIRYAEILLSYAEALNNLTGPHTVELDGQPYTMSRDKAEIKKAFNQVRYRAGLPGLTANQLNSTPEVQKQIERERMVEFLWENRRFYDVRRWGIYEETEQEPIRGMNPDGATKETYYQRVIPSSSSFLTRVVDKRSVWVPIPRNEMRRLPSLDQNPGY
- a CDS encoding HU family DNA-binding protein, which produces MALRYVVKKRMIGFGKEKTEKYVAQNFITNTVNFKDLCDEISKVGMVPSGAVKFVLDALIDTLNINLNKGISVQLGDFGQFRPGISSESQETEAAVDSDTIRRVKIVFTPRYKFKDMLKKASIQKLVTGSEIVDNGNTPTPPNPDGGGDGGDEEAPDPTV
- the rd gene encoding rubredoxin, with product MKKYICTVCEYIYDPAQGDPESGIEPGTAFEDIPDDWTCPLCGVGKEDFEPYEG
- a CDS encoding DsbA family protein → MSAQYDLYETPDIKQTGEKQPLHPRIVPKGTIGQDEFLDRVHKFTGISRSLLAGAMQSFQNELKDLLANGWIVELGEIGYFSVSLQGPPVMHKKDVRAQSIKLKNINYLPTKQFKREVGYDMRLERTESLTRPKGNGRSEAECLALITAHLEKYPCMTRTDYCHMTGHDKKRALKELNAFIEKEILMRYGAGKQVVYAKKMI
- a CDS encoding sensor histidine kinase, whose translation is MQKRLFRESRKLEHTNHIASAILKNVHAYILLIDNDFKVLKTNYYQLTGTQKGLEEKRVGDLLQCRNALSAEGGCGTHAYCGSCPIRCAIRQAFEQRRGFTDLNATLNVLTSEKKSVECDAVISGSYFLLNEEENMVLTVHDITQLKQAEKQLALAKEKAENADLSKSTFLANMSHEIRTPLNAITGFAEILASANTEEEKAQYQEIIKMNADLLLQLVNDILDMSKIEAGTLEFVYTKVDINLLLSDLRQLFQMKVNDAGGNIQIIAEPSLPSCSIETDRNRVAQVLSNFTTNAIKFTQEGTISIGYEARDTELYFYVTDTGAGIPADKLPEVFGRFVKLNKDKKGTGLGLSISKTIVNKLEGQIGADSVEGKGSTFWFTIPYRTCGRPE